The Apibacter raozihei genome contains a region encoding:
- a CDS encoding glycosyltransferase family 9 protein, which translates to MKALIIQYSSIGDVLISTVVANNLKKIYPDIKIDFLCYRKYKGVLQKNPQIDRIIAVDSNRIYSLLFMYKYIRLVRSEKYDILIDMSVDFKSVFTTFFSKAKKKYGFHKPPTDIFYHSVIHPVSEPLMQTCNLLENRLVVLEEFLKDHTVPIDPQVKIYLTDEERSEAREIMLNAGIKFTRPVIMLGIFGSNKHNTWTLGSMAKLIDYLWTNYRADLLFNYLPSQYKQVNELLSLLNSNTKVFVQPVGKSVREYLAFMDNCTLFIGNDSRSVITAKALQKPTFTIYPPYVYRKDVACYENTSLHQSVHLHDFLPGLYEDFYPSELCKDSSKFYLMLSSEFVILKIRPFLKEHLSTFNKIK; encoded by the coding sequence GTGAAAGCATTAATTATACAATATAGTTCTATCGGTGATGTACTTATTTCTACCGTTGTGGCTAATAATCTGAAGAAAATCTATCCGGATATAAAAATAGATTTTCTGTGTTACAGAAAATATAAGGGGGTTCTGCAAAAGAACCCCCAAATTGATAGAATTATCGCAGTGGACAGTAATCGTATTTATTCACTTTTGTTTATGTATAAATACATACGACTGGTAAGAAGTGAAAAATATGATATACTTATTGATATGTCTGTTGATTTTAAAAGTGTGTTTACTACTTTTTTTTCAAAGGCAAAAAAGAAATATGGTTTTCATAAACCCCCGACCGATATTTTTTACCATTCAGTTATACATCCTGTCTCAGAGCCGTTGATGCAGACCTGTAACCTGTTGGAAAACCGATTGGTTGTTTTAGAAGAATTTCTAAAAGATCATACCGTGCCTATAGACCCTCAGGTGAAAATATATCTTACGGATGAAGAAAGGTCTGAAGCAAGGGAAATTATGCTGAATGCGGGTATAAAATTTACCCGGCCAGTAATTATGCTTGGAATTTTCGGCTCAAATAAACACAATACCTGGACACTGGGAAGCATGGCAAAATTAATTGATTATCTCTGGACAAATTACAGAGCCGATTTATTATTCAATTATTTGCCTTCACAGTACAAGCAGGTAAATGAATTATTATCCTTGCTTAATTCTAATACCAAAGTTTTTGTTCAGCCCGTAGGTAAATCTGTACGGGAGTATCTGGCATTTATGGATAATTGTACTCTTTTTATTGGTAACGACAGCCGTTCCGTAATCACGGCAAAAGCGTTGCAAAAGCCTACATTTACTATTTATCCTCCATATGTTTACAGGAAAGACGTCGCTTGCTACGAAAACACCAGTTTGCACCAAAGTGTTCATCTGCATGATTTTTTGCCCGGACTTTATGAAGATTTTTATCCCAGCGAACTATGTAAGGATTCTTCCAAGTTTTATCTTATGCTCTCCAGTGAATTTGTCATTCTTAAAATCAGACCTTTTTTAAAGGAGCATCTATCTACCTTTAATAAAATAAAATAA
- a CDS encoding 2,3,4,5-tetrahydropyridine-2,6-dicarboxylate N-succinyltransferase: MKDLQHTIEKVWDDRALLSQGDYQKAIREVINLLDSGKLRVAQPLGEGKWQVNEWIKKAVVLYFPIQNMETVEVGVFEYHDKMPLKTDYASQGVRVVPGASARKGSFLSEGVIMMPSYVNIGAYVGEGTMVDTWATVGSCAQIGKNVHLSGGVGIGGVLEPLQAAPVIIGDNCFIGSRCIVVEGVHVDDEAVLGANVTLTSSTKIIDVSGSEPKEYKGYVPPRSVVIPGSITKKFPAGDYGVSCALIIGTRKESTDKKTSLNDALREHSVSV; this comes from the coding sequence ATGAAAGATTTACAGCATACCATAGAGAAGGTTTGGGATGACCGGGCACTTCTTTCTCAAGGTGATTATCAGAAAGCAATCAGAGAAGTTATCAATCTGTTGGATAGTGGTAAGTTAAGGGTAGCACAACCCTTAGGTGAAGGTAAATGGCAGGTAAATGAGTGGATAAAAAAAGCAGTGGTTTTATATTTTCCTATTCAGAATATGGAAACGGTAGAAGTAGGTGTTTTTGAATACCATGATAAAATGCCTTTGAAAACGGATTATGCCTCTCAGGGAGTTCGTGTGGTTCCGGGTGCTTCAGCAAGAAAAGGATCTTTTCTTTCAGAAGGAGTTATCATGATGCCTTCTTATGTAAACATTGGAGCTTACGTTGGTGAAGGTACTATGGTAGATACCTGGGCAACGGTTGGAAGTTGTGCGCAAATCGGTAAAAATGTACACCTTAGCGGAGGTGTAGGTATTGGGGGTGTATTGGAACCTTTGCAGGCAGCTCCCGTTATTATTGGTGACAATTGTTTTATCGGTTCCCGATGTATTGTGGTAGAAGGGGTTCATGTAGATGATGAAGCTGTTTTAGGAGCTAATGTTACTCTTACATCGTCAACTAAAATTATAGATGTTTCCGGTAGTGAACCTAAAGAGTATAAAGGATACGTTCCTCCTCGCTCAGTGGTTATTCCGGGGTCCATTACCAAAAAATTTCCCGCAGGTGACTATGGGGTTAGCTGTGCACTTATAATCGGAACCCGTAAAGAAAGTACCGATAAAAAAACGTCTCTTAATGATGCCTTGAGAGAACACAGCGTTTCTGTTTAA
- a CDS encoding pyridoxal-dependent decarboxylase: MENGLKNKYYLGIQVNLSEIHVSERILSRLNHLTNNLGDCYLEENCPLPNTMEEEREAVELMGNILDLPKDDCWGYVGEGSSLGNLQGMWMGSLLLSDATLVFSESAHYSIYKFAACLKFKKIKIIKSQVNGEMDLHDLYDKIEENEKVVIILTAGTTMTSAYDPVEDCMDILKSKSCEFYFHLDAALGGMIIPFLSQEQFPSKNDFTFRNKDISSMTVSMHKVLGSPMPANIFLARQQVVKDFKNKANSISYFNNMNDITVYGSRDGFRATVICELMKDLDATLMKNRLTANIGKVEKIVFELQCMGVENAFSQQGGLAVVIPLHSFNEVLTEEQQFWLQKKYSLIKSSTVVHIYIMDHVSDSICDELISDFKMLKEQNDYVEVV; encoded by the coding sequence ATGGAAAACGGGTTAAAAAACAAGTATTATTTAGGTATACAGGTAAATTTATCTGAAATTCATGTATCTGAAAGAATACTATCCAGGCTTAACCACCTGACCAATAACCTTGGAGATTGTTATCTAGAAGAAAATTGCCCTTTACCCAATACCATGGAAGAAGAACGGGAAGCCGTTGAACTTATGGGAAACATACTGGATTTACCAAAAGACGATTGCTGGGGATATGTGGGAGAAGGTTCTTCTTTAGGTAATTTACAGGGAATGTGGATGGGGTCTTTGTTACTAAGTGATGCTACTCTGGTATTTAGTGAAAGTGCACACTACAGCATCTACAAGTTTGCAGCCTGTCTGAAATTTAAAAAGATTAAAATAATCAAGAGCCAGGTAAATGGTGAAATGGATCTTCATGATCTTTATGACAAAATAGAGGAAAATGAAAAAGTGGTTATAATTCTAACAGCCGGAACTACCATGACTTCAGCTTATGATCCGGTAGAAGATTGTATGGATATTCTTAAATCAAAGTCCTGTGAATTTTATTTTCACCTTGATGCTGCATTGGGAGGAATGATTATTCCTTTTCTATCTCAGGAACAGTTTCCTTCTAAAAACGATTTTACATTCAGAAATAAAGATATTTCGTCTATGACGGTGAGCATGCATAAGGTGCTGGGGTCTCCAATGCCGGCAAATATATTTCTGGCTCGCCAGCAGGTGGTAAAAGATTTTAAAAACAAAGCCAACTCTATTTCTTATTTTAATAATATGAATGATATAACGGTTTATGGAAGCCGGGATGGTTTCAGAGCAACAGTTATCTGCGAATTGATGAAAGATTTGGATGCCACACTGATGAAAAATCGTTTAACGGCTAATATAGGAAAAGTTGAAAAAATCGTTTTTGAATTACAGTGTATGGGAGTTGAAAATGCTTTTTCTCAGCAAGGAGGGTTAGCCGTGGTTATTCCTTTACATTCATTTAATGAGGTATTAACTGAAGAACAACAGTTTTGGCTGCAAAAAAAATATAGTTTGATTAAAAGTTCTACGGTAGTTCATATTTATATCATGGATCATGTTTCTGATTCGATTTGTGATGAATTAATTTCCGATTTTAAAATGCTGAAAGAGCAAAATGATTACGTGGAAGTAGTCTGA
- a CDS encoding ABC transporter ATP-binding protein has product MKNNKKNETIGTGEALRRLMKLGSGYPLWFYSTLLIALVLAFVSSYRPVLISRAIDSDILTHKSFPDLYESLLFIFLLLLAEVVLQYLLVYASNYVAQNVIRGLRIKLYKKLIYFKSAFFDRTPLGVLVTRSVSDIETISTIFTDGILMVLGDILRIIFVVVVMYWINWELATIALFIFPVMLIITRTFQKAIKKAFSEERNQTANQNSFVQERLSGMNIVQVFNQQKKEYNNFFRINTQLEKAYLKTVFYFSLFFPVVDIITGVAVGIMIWYAGRNALTAHDISPGVVIAFTTSYINMLVRPMRQIADRFNTIQRGIVGAERVFTVLDSQHEIPDNGTVKKETILGNIVFDKVYFSYVEGENVLKDLSFTVNPGERVAIVGATGAGKSTIINLLSRFYDISGGHIYIDGVNIQNYELHNLRSHIAVVLQDVFLFNETLMENIMLGNKNITYEQVRQAAREIEIDDFIMSLPNGYEYEVSERGSSISLGQRQLISFLRAYLYNPSILVLDEATSSIDTQSEALIQKATDKITRNRTSIIIAHRLATIQNADTIIVLDHGRIVEKGNHKFLLEKGGYYKKLYDAQFNEKTLS; this is encoded by the coding sequence ATGAAAAATAATAAAAAGAACGAAACCATCGGAACCGGTGAAGCGCTACGTCGCCTTATGAAGCTGGGAAGCGGTTATCCGCTATGGTTTTATTCTACCCTGTTGATAGCCTTGGTTCTGGCTTTTGTGTCCTCATATCGTCCGGTATTAATCAGCCGGGCTATAGACAGCGACATACTCACCCATAAGAGCTTTCCAGATTTGTATGAGTCTCTGTTGTTCATTTTCTTATTACTTTTGGCTGAGGTCGTTTTGCAATATCTTTTGGTCTATGCGTCTAATTATGTTGCACAAAATGTAATTCGGGGTTTACGGATTAAACTGTATAAAAAACTGATATATTTTAAGTCGGCGTTTTTTGATCGTACCCCCCTCGGGGTTTTGGTTACCCGTTCGGTATCAGATATTGAAACTATTTCAACCATATTTACCGATGGTATTCTTATGGTTCTGGGAGATATCCTTCGCATCATTTTCGTGGTGGTGGTTATGTATTGGATCAACTGGGAACTGGCAACTATCGCCCTTTTTATCTTTCCTGTTATGCTTATCATTACCCGTACGTTTCAAAAGGCTATTAAAAAGGCTTTTTCGGAGGAGCGTAACCAGACAGCCAATCAGAACAGCTTTGTTCAGGAAAGGCTTTCAGGCATGAATATCGTTCAGGTCTTTAATCAGCAGAAAAAAGAATACAATAATTTTTTCAGGATTAACACCCAGCTGGAAAAAGCATATTTAAAAACGGTTTTTTATTTCTCACTGTTTTTTCCAGTGGTGGATATTATCACCGGAGTAGCTGTGGGTATCATGATTTGGTATGCCGGGAGAAATGCACTGACAGCCCATGATATATCTCCGGGTGTAGTCATTGCTTTCACCACTTCCTATATCAATATGCTGGTACGGCCTATGCGTCAGATAGCCGATCGGTTTAATACCATACAAAGGGGAATTGTGGGTGCAGAGAGAGTATTTACCGTGCTGGATTCTCAACATGAAATTCCGGATAACGGAACGGTAAAAAAAGAAACGATTCTGGGAAATATTGTTTTTGATAAGGTATATTTTTCTTATGTGGAAGGTGAAAATGTGTTGAAAGATCTTTCCTTTACTGTAAATCCCGGAGAACGGGTGGCTATCGTAGGAGCAACCGGTGCAGGAAAGTCGACCATCATCAATTTATTAAGCCGTTTTTACGATATATCGGGGGGGCATATTTATATAGACGGAGTGAATATTCAAAACTATGAACTGCATAATCTTCGTTCGCATATTGCCGTGGTTTTACAGGATGTTTTCCTTTTCAACGAAACTTTGATGGAAAATATAATGTTAGGAAACAAAAATATAACCTATGAGCAGGTACGGCAGGCTGCCAGGGAAATTGAAATTGACGATTTCATTATGAGCCTTCCCAATGGCTACGAATATGAGGTCAGCGAAAGGGGTTCTTCCATATCCTTAGGACAAAGACAGCTGATATCCTTCCTGCGGGCTTATTTGTATAATCCTTCCATTCTGGTATTGGATGAGGCTACTTCTTCCATAGATACTCAGTCGGAAGCACTTATTCAAAAAGCGACAGATAAGATTACCCGCAATCGTACCTCCATAATTATTGCGCACCGGCTGGCAACCATCCAGAATGCAGATACGATCATTGTACTGGATCATGGACGAATTGTAGAGAAAGGAAATCATAAGTTCCTGCTGGAAAAAGGAGGCTATTATAAGAAATTATACGATGCTCAGTTTAATGAAAAAACACTTAGCTAA
- a CDS encoding XAC2610-related protein, with the protein MLILPAVNSLAIAQQGYRIQDFSEDFYVEGISLDTTSYRTDFYWEIFSKASGKKLFQTGDKTLMEKFTSRYTTNLHEISKNNIRLPLSIQEDFNFDGYPDLVAFDDHQSEEGCYHDGGTVYLWDNHSWTKNEELSEFYSEAYCYRSGYLTVDPVTQTLITRNKYSYREAIDEEYVWENKKLKKVKTVLYSLDEYTFYKIDEKRLTGSGWKEYTYRSLEENAENYTACLSFEVENGKGRVVLFIYKNSLYYSFLNPESQVDFSYPAGENKVIQQKFTLQQGPQLHSLSFSSGSVTYTICESDTNSGIRIQLKGKDYFWKAKKQSWKGSLKNLKRGDAENLVLMASSQK; encoded by the coding sequence GTGCTCATTTTACCTGCTGTAAATTCTCTGGCCATTGCCCAGCAGGGGTATCGTATTCAGGATTTTTCGGAAGATTTTTATGTCGAAGGAATTTCTTTGGACACTACAAGCTATCGTACGGATTTTTATTGGGAAATATTTTCAAAAGCTTCGGGTAAAAAACTTTTTCAAACCGGAGATAAAACCCTAATGGAGAAATTTACATCCCGGTATACTACGAATTTGCATGAAATTTCAAAAAATAATATCCGGCTGCCCCTGAGTATTCAGGAAGATTTTAATTTTGACGGGTATCCGGATTTAGTGGCTTTTGACGATCACCAGTCTGAAGAAGGTTGCTATCATGACGGGGGAACGGTTTATCTTTGGGATAACCATTCCTGGACTAAAAATGAAGAGTTAAGCGAGTTCTATTCGGAAGCTTATTGTTACCGGTCGGGGTATCTAACGGTGGATCCAGTTACCCAGACTTTAATCACCCGCAATAAATATTCCTATAGGGAGGCTATAGATGAAGAGTATGTATGGGAAAATAAAAAGTTGAAAAAAGTAAAAACGGTGCTTTACTCTTTAGATGAGTATACTTTTTACAAAATCGATGAAAAAAGGCTGACCGGATCCGGATGGAAAGAATATACCTATCGCTCGTTGGAAGAAAATGCAGAAAACTATACCGCTTGTCTTTCTTTTGAAGTGGAAAACGGGAAAGGCAGGGTAGTCCTGTTTATTTATAAAAATTCTCTTTATTATAGCTTTCTGAATCCCGAATCACAAGTAGATTTTTCCTATCCGGCAGGAGAGAATAAGGTTATACAGCAAAAATTCACCCTGCAACAGGGTCCTCAGTTACACAGCCTTAGCTTCTCCAGCGGAAGCGTAACCTACACAATCTGTGAATCTGATACAAATTCCGGAATCCGTATTCAGCTAAAAGGAAAAGACTATTTCTGGAAAGCGAAGAAGCAGAGCTGGAAAGGATCTTTAAAAAACCTGAAAAGGGGAGATGCGGAAAATTTAGTTTTGATGGCTAGTTCCCAGAAGTAA
- the truA gene encoding tRNA pseudouridine(38-40) synthase TruA has product MRYFIQFSYDGTGYSGYQIQPRQLTVQEVLEKSLSTLLRQPVKTIGAGRTDAGVHASDMYAHFNFPNPFPPNFLKRLNSFLPDDIAVRRIVPVADQAHARFDALRRTYRYFISTRKNPFKQKFHAQFLYYDLEVQKMNEAARILFEYTDFTSFSKLHADNKTNDCTIFEARWEQNEDELVFIITANRFLRNMVRAITGTLIDVGRGKRTLEDFREIIEKKDRAFASTSAPAQGLVLVKVEYPEEVFLTSGN; this is encoded by the coding sequence TTGCGGTATTTCATTCAATTTTCTTACGACGGAACCGGGTATTCGGGCTATCAGATTCAACCCCGCCAGCTTACGGTTCAGGAAGTGCTCGAAAAATCACTTTCCACTCTGTTGCGGCAGCCGGTGAAAACTATTGGTGCCGGAAGAACCGACGCTGGCGTACATGCTTCAGATATGTATGCCCATTTCAATTTTCCGAATCCTTTTCCGCCTAATTTTCTGAAAAGGCTGAACTCTTTCCTGCCCGACGATATTGCGGTACGCCGCATAGTTCCGGTGGCTGATCAGGCTCATGCCCGATTTGATGCGCTCAGGCGTACCTACCGGTATTTTATTTCCACACGTAAAAACCCTTTTAAACAAAAGTTTCATGCCCAGTTTCTCTACTATGATCTGGAGGTGCAGAAAATGAATGAGGCGGCTCGTATTTTATTTGAATATACCGATTTTACCAGCTTTTCCAAGCTTCATGCGGACAATAAGACCAATGATTGTACTATTTTTGAAGCCCGTTGGGAACAAAATGAAGACGAACTGGTCTTTATCATTACTGCCAATCGCTTTTTACGAAATATGGTACGGGCCATAACGGGAACTTTGATCGATGTAGGAAGAGGCAAACGAACGCTGGAAGATTTTAGGGAAATAATTGAGAAAAAAGACAGGGCTTTTGCTTCTACTTCCGCTCCTGCCCAGGGATTGGTACTGGTAAAAGTAGAATATCCGGAAGAGGTCTTTCTTACTTCTGGGAACTAG
- a CDS encoding metallophosphoesterase family protein: MRKILLLSDTHSYMDERILDYASQADEVWHAGDIGDPKVSDALKGASPVFRAVYGNIDGTEIRKEFPLHQRFYCEKVTVWMTHIGGYPGRYAPSIRELIQKNPPRLFICGHSHILKVMNDKKLHLLHMNPGAIGIYGFHKVRTMLRFEIDGSQIQNLEVVEFQR, from the coding sequence GTGAGAAAAATTCTATTACTCTCCGATACGCATTCATATATGGATGAAAGAATACTGGACTATGCTTCTCAGGCCGATGAAGTGTGGCATGCAGGAGATATCGGAGATCCTAAAGTTTCGGATGCTTTAAAAGGAGCGTCTCCTGTATTCCGTGCCGTCTACGGAAATATCGACGGCACCGAAATACGCAAGGAATTTCCTTTACATCAGCGTTTTTACTGTGAAAAGGTAACCGTCTGGATGACCCACATCGGGGGCTATCCGGGGCGTTATGCGCCAAGCATTCGGGAACTCATTCAGAAAAATCCGCCCCGGCTTTTTATCTGCGGCCACTCACATATACTAAAAGTGATGAACGATAAAAAATTACACCTGCTTCATATGAATCCGGGAGCAATAGGCATTTACGGTTTTCATAAGGTTCGTACCATGCTTCGTTTCGAAATTGACGGCAGCCAGATTCAAAATCTGGAAGTGGTTGAGTTTCAGAGGTAG
- a CDS encoding TonB-dependent receptor domain-containing protein, with the protein MRLFISSCFIMLLPGTVFAQSKIALGFRIMDAEKACESDSTQKNILFQYEEPTGYQDVKSFISRKCYNLYHISKIPGKFRISVSSEGFEPQSFSFLITEQSRDTLDLGEYFLFRKKEPRLSASGGEKELGTITVSGVREKYVSVEANKTTYSVKNNDMLSGGSTEDALRKLPGVIKGYGGELTVNGKSMAIYIDNSPTGLSGDDLENLLQGIPATSIEKIEIINNPGAAYEANTSGGIINIVTNGRALKGINGTASLNYRANKTQRVSPSLSLNTRINKVSLQLNTGFNYREGKRLSTYNREFTYFTPSVLYNQENNDQSYNRFYFFRPSANIRFNKKSNLLINYNFNYNDISNFNSALSTSSNNSLQAVNLFNDSRIKNENTNHEIIVKYRTELDSLGKNLEVTAYYSYFDKSTQNKSIQNNLGSYLYSVSDIAMDYSNFYAKANLEIPLASLDTKLNIGGKYSVANSTSRGKYNLLNSSAAIMNPPVYTSGLRFKYDDSQYALYAEANKSIGDFSVTAGLRYENLEYKTWVREYNQHTKNSLEQLYPSIGLLYKLSPVVNLNASYRKSISLPSYSSLDPNISGYFDEFNTSTGNQYLQPDYYDNYEVSVSAFNYLKLSFQYTYSKQINMLSYETEDNSLTVNQTTRTYKGMNNYNVSLGVPVPFGLISKGKDFFKQPMNIDKMSFVYLYGMYNYYKINDYPYLDKVKPLWFFALYSQIVLPLDLKLTAFYMSSTDKGYFRIYKANKPFNYSNIELSRPFYNKTVKASVGVDNLFNTSRISSTIASTNLNTHFYQRDDYRIYYLKISYNFGKMRHLKKENTLINQDKTTDPNSLLSVPELK; encoded by the coding sequence ATGAGATTATTTATTTCCTCATGCTTTATAATGCTTCTACCGGGAACTGTTTTCGCACAGTCGAAAATAGCTTTGGGATTCCGTATCATGGATGCAGAAAAGGCTTGTGAGAGTGACAGCACACAAAAAAACATACTCTTTCAATACGAAGAACCTACCGGATACCAGGACGTAAAGAGTTTTATATCCCGTAAATGTTATAATCTTTACCATATATCAAAAATTCCGGGAAAGTTCCGCATATCGGTAAGTTCCGAGGGGTTTGAACCTCAAAGCTTCAGCTTTCTGATCACGGAACAATCACGTGATACGCTGGATTTAGGAGAATATTTCCTGTTCCGGAAAAAAGAGCCCCGGCTTTCCGCCTCGGGGGGTGAAAAAGAACTAGGTACAATAACCGTATCAGGCGTTAGGGAAAAATATGTTTCCGTTGAAGCTAATAAGACGACTTATTCGGTAAAAAACAACGATATGTTGTCGGGAGGCAGCACGGAAGATGCCCTTCGGAAGCTTCCGGGAGTAATTAAGGGTTATGGAGGGGAACTTACGGTAAACGGAAAGTCCATGGCTATTTATATTGATAATTCGCCTACCGGATTATCCGGAGACGACCTGGAAAATCTTTTACAGGGAATTCCGGCAACTTCCATTGAGAAAATTGAAATCATCAACAATCCGGGAGCAGCGTATGAGGCCAATACTTCCGGAGGAATAATCAATATTGTTACCAACGGCAGGGCTCTCAAAGGTATTAATGGAACTGCTTCCTTGAATTACCGCGCCAATAAAACCCAGCGGGTTTCGCCTTCTCTAAGTTTAAATACCCGTATCAACAAGGTAAGCCTTCAACTAAACACCGGTTTTAACTACCGGGAAGGTAAACGCTTATCTACTTACAACCGAGAGTTTACGTATTTTACACCTTCCGTTTTATATAATCAGGAAAATAATGATCAAAGTTATAACCGTTTTTATTTTTTCCGACCATCCGCAAATATTCGTTTTAATAAAAAAAGTAATTTACTGATTAATTATAATTTTAATTACAACGATATTTCAAATTTTAATTCTGCATTGTCTACTTCTTCCAATAACAGCCTTCAAGCGGTAAATCTATTTAACGATTCGCGGATAAAAAATGAGAATACCAATCATGAAATTATAGTTAAATACCGTACGGAACTTGACAGTCTGGGTAAAAACCTGGAAGTTACTGCCTATTATTCTTATTTTGATAAATCTACCCAGAATAAAAGTATCCAGAACAATCTGGGATCGTATTTATATTCTGTGAGTGATATTGCTATGGATTATTCTAATTTTTATGCGAAGGCTAATCTGGAAATTCCTTTAGCTTCTCTGGATACCAAACTGAATATTGGAGGTAAGTACTCAGTAGCCAATTCTACCAGTCGAGGGAAATACAACCTTCTGAACAGCTCAGCAGCAATTATGAATCCTCCGGTATATACGTCCGGTCTTCGATTTAAATATGATGATTCCCAATATGCTTTGTATGCAGAAGCCAATAAAAGTATAGGTGATTTTAGCGTTACTGCGGGCTTACGATATGAAAACCTGGAATATAAAACCTGGGTACGTGAATATAACCAGCATACTAAAAACAGTCTGGAACAGCTCTATCCTTCTATAGGTTTATTATATAAACTTTCCCCTGTGGTTAATTTAAATGCTTCGTATCGTAAGAGTATTTCTCTTCCTTCGTATTCCAGCCTGGATCCGAATATCAGCGGGTATTTTGATGAGTTCAACACTTCTACCGGAAACCAGTATCTGCAACCAGATTACTACGATAACTACGAAGTTTCCGTAAGTGCCTTTAATTACCTGAAACTTAGTTTCCAGTATACGTATTCTAAACAGATTAACATGCTTTCGTATGAAACGGAAGATAATTCGCTGACGGTTAATCAGACAACCCGCACTTATAAGGGAATGAATAATTATAATGTTTCTTTGGGAGTTCCCGTTCCGTTCGGTTTAATTTCCAAAGGCAAAGATTTCTTTAAACAGCCAATGAATATTGACAAAATGAGCTTTGTTTATTTATATGGTATGTATAACTATTACAAAATAAACGATTATCCTTATCTGGATAAGGTGAAACCGCTCTGGTTTTTTGCCTTGTATTCGCAGATTGTTTTACCGTTGGATCTGAAATTAACTGCATTTTATATGTCTAGCACGGACAAGGGATATTTTAGAATATATAAGGCCAATAAGCCATTCAACTATTCGAATATTGAACTTTCTCGTCCGTTTTACAACAAGACCGTGAAGGCCTCGGTAGGAGTAGACAATCTGTTTAATACAAGCCGAATCAGCTCAACCATAGCGAGTACCAATCTGAACACCCATTTTTATCAGCGGGATGATTATCGTATATACTATCTAAAAATATCCTACAATTTCGGAAAGATGCGTCATTTGAAAAAGGAGAATACTTTGATAAACCAGGATAAAACTACAGATCCTAATTCTTTACTTAGTGTTCCGGAATTAAAATAA
- a CDS encoding GNAT family N-acetyltransferase, which produces MQNSTRPLTFILKEFNQLDLCELYSLLQLRNEVFVVEQNCPYQDLDNKDFVAHHLLIYSQEELVAYARLFRSGISFAEASIGRIITSKKVRSSGMGKILMEKSIQSLYELYGVQPIRIGAQCYAIPFYQKFGFETNGDMYLEDGIEHIEMCKKN; this is translated from the coding sequence ATGCAAAATAGTACAAGACCTCTTACCTTTATTTTAAAAGAATTCAATCAGTTAGATTTATGCGAATTGTACAGTTTACTGCAATTACGCAATGAAGTTTTTGTTGTAGAGCAAAATTGCCCGTATCAGGATTTGGATAATAAAGACTTCGTTGCTCATCATCTTTTAATATACTCGCAAGAAGAACTGGTTGCCTATGCTCGATTGTTTCGTTCCGGAATATCCTTTGCAGAAGCCTCTATAGGCAGGATAATCACCAGCAAAAAAGTGCGTTCCAGCGGAATGGGAAAAATTCTGATGGAAAAGTCTATTCAATCTTTATATGAGCTTTACGGGGTTCAGCCTATCCGTATCGGGGCTCAATGTTACGCCATACCTTTTTATCAAAAATTCGGATTTGAAACCAATGGAGATATGTATCTGGAAGATGGAATCGAACATATAGAAATGTGTAAGAAAAACTAA